A window of Pan paniscus chromosome 10, NHGRI_mPanPan1-v2.0_pri, whole genome shotgun sequence contains these coding sequences:
- the SNRPF gene encoding small nuclear ribonucleoprotein F, whose amino-acid sequence MSLPLNPKPFLNGLTGKPVMVKLKWGMEYKGYLVSVDGYMNMQLANTEEYIDGALSGHLGEVLIRCNNVLYIRGVEEEEEDGEMRE is encoded by the exons ATG AGTTTACCCCTCAATCCCAAACCTTTCCTCAATGGACTAACAGGAAAGCCAGTGATGGTGAAACTTAAGTGGGGAATGGAGTACAAGGGCTATCTGGTATCTGTAGATGGCTACATGAACATGCAG cTTGCAAATACAGAAGAATACATAGATGGAGCTTTGTCTGGACATCTGGGTGAAGTTTTAATAAG GTGTAATAATGTCCTTTATATCAGAGGtgtggaagaagaggaagaagatgggGAAATGAGAGAATAG